A window from Zingiber officinale cultivar Zhangliang chromosome 7A, Zo_v1.1, whole genome shotgun sequence encodes these proteins:
- the LOC122000522 gene encoding probable membrane-associated kinase regulator 3, with the protein MAAADGEEEYIEMDMSSDGRRRSGAFLCYSILSPLPPTSPHSNEFEFQMCGVPAEAEAAASPADQLFYQGKLLPLHLPPRLQMVEKLLQNSKGQPLEASNEDCCSECSEALVRSRPRPKSASWSKKFNLIKQLSLSPKLKASGHYLMSLFYSRPSTDEPCAGEKTMANLDASGRSGIGRGKQAEEEAACHRNSFSGAINWSLVKKNSSLSSSSSSSSSSSSFSATSSNRFSQPLLLNRRSSNADSDAESSIQRAITHCKKSQRVISGRKSASDFESQVSSRWSLPLSSRAQEFSE; encoded by the coding sequence ATGGCCGCCGCGGATGGCGAAGAAGAATACATCGAGATGGACATGAGCTCGGATGGCAGAAGGCGCAGCGGCGCCTTCCTCTGCTACTCCATTCTCTCCCCTCTTCCTCCTACTTCTCCTCATTCCAATGAGTTCGAGTTCCAGATGTGTGGCGTGCCAGCTGAGGCAGAAGCCGCTGCTTCTCCCGCCGACCAGCTCTTCTACCAGGGGAAGCTTCTCCCCCTCCACCTCCCCCCGCGCCTCCAAATGGTGGAGAAGCTACTCCAGAACTCAAAGGGGCAGCCGCTAGAGGCGAGCAATGAAGACTGCTGCAGTGAATGCTCGGAGGCCCTGGTGAGGTCGCGCCCGCGCCCAAAGAGCGCGTCTTGGTCCAAGAAGTTCAACTTGATCAAGCAACTGTCGCTCAGCCCGAAGCTGAAAGCTTCCGGGCATTACCTCATGTCTCTGTTCTACTCGCGGCCGAGCACAGACGAGCCGTGCGCCGGCGAGAAAACCATGGCGAACCTCGACGCATCGGGGCGAAGCGGCATTGGGAGAGGGAAGCAAGCGGAGGAGGAAGCGGCCTGCCACAGGAATTCTTTCTCGGGTGCCATCAATTGGAGTCTTGTGAAGAAGAACTCCTCGTTGTCCtcgtcctcttcctcttcttcttcctcgtccTCCTTCTCCGCCACAAGCTCCAATAGATTTAGCCAGCCATTGTTGCTGAACAGGAGAAGCAGCAATGCGGACTCAGACGCGGAGAGCTCTATACAACGAGCCATTACCCACTGCAAGAAATCTCAGCGGGTAATCTCTGGTCGGAAGAGTGCGAGTGATTTCGAGTCTCAGGTCAGCAGCAGATGGTCTCTTCCGCTATCCAGCAGAGCCCAGGAATTTTCAGAGTAG